Below is a window of Planctomycetes bacterium MalM25 DNA.
ATGCCGGCGTAGATCACGCAGCAAACCAGCGCGGGGAGCCAAAGGTGCCCACCCCCATCGAGTGTGATGAGCCCCTGCGCGTCGTAGAACCAGAGGTTGAGCGGCAGCAGCAGGCACGCGAGCATCGCCGTCGCCCGCCCGGCAAGTTGGTGACGCGTTCGGGTTGCGATCGCGACCCCCGCGGCGAGCAGCCCCAGGTTCGCCAGTCCCAGGCCCGAGGCGGCGATGACCGGGTCCTTGAACACCCCGACCACCGCCAGCCAGATAACCAGCCCGAGCGACAAGAGTCCTCCGCCCGTGGCCATGAGGGTTTGAATGCCACGTGGATCGAGCAGCAACTGGACCCAGCTGAGGGCTGTCGAATCGGTTGGGATCTGCTCGTCAGGCGGTGGCGGCGAGCTTGTTGGGTGCGAATCGTTGGGGGCCATGGCGTGTCTCCTACGGGTGGGGCGAGGCGATTGCGGTCGTCGGGACCGGACGCCTTTCGCGTTAGCAAGGAGTGCGCCAGAGTTGGTTGGTCGTCGTAAGCCCTTGCTGTTTATCGGGTTGTGGGATTCGCGAGCCGGCAGGCTAAGACGGCGAGCGTCGCCCGCCAAGTAATGCGTACACTGTGGGTACACCACCCGTGCATTGAGTGTCGTTGGCGATGGCGAAACTAACCCCCGAAGAACGCCCCCTGCTTGAGGCGTTCAGCGAGCTCACCTACTGCAACCCTTTCGAGCCCGTGCGGATCGAGCTCGAGCAGGCGGTGCTGGGGGATCGCTTTGTCCCGGAAGGGCTCGATTCCTGGAGCCGCACCGAGAAGTTGGATCGCCGCGAGCGGCAGAACGTTGTGCGACTAACTGAGCTTGCCGGTCAGCTCGTCAACCAGCTCGCGGAGCGCCAGCAGAAGGGGGATGCGCTGACCGGCCAGGACGCCGCCCACTACGACGACCTGGTCACCTACACGCTTTACTACCGCCACCTTGCTGGCCTGGACGAGTCGTTGCTCGACCCCGGGAACGCCAACCATCGGCTGAAGCGGTTGGCTGGGGTTTGGCGCGCCTTCAGCGAGGATCGCGAACGGCTCCTCGCGCCCCTCGGGGCGGCCGAACGCCGCGACTTGCCGGAGAGCGATCACCTGTTCGCCTGCCTCCACCAGGTGCGCCGCGCGTTCAACGCGATCTTCGATTACCTCATCGGCGAGTCGCGCCCGGCGACGCGCCTGCGCGCCCAGGTGTGGCAATCGATCTTCACCCACGACCTGCGCCGTTACCGCCGCACGCTGTACCGTTGTATGGGCGACCTCGCGACGCTGGTTACGGGGCCGTCGGGGAGCGGCAAGGAACTCGTGGCGAGGGCGATCGGGAGTTCGCAGTACCGCGCGTTCGACGGCGAATCGGGCGCCTTTGTTGTCGCGGCGGAGTCGGGCGAGGCGTTCATCGCCCTCAACCTGTCGGCCCTCTCGCCGACGCTCATCGAGTCCGAACTCTTCGGCCACCACAAGGGCGCTTTCACCGGAGCGACGGGCGACCACGTCGGTTGGCTCGAGCGTTGCCCGGCGCACGGCGCCGTGTTCCTCGATGAGATCGGCGAGCTCGACCCGGCGATCCAGGTGAAGCTGTTGCGGGTCGCCCAGACCCGTGACTACAGCCGACTGGGGGAGAGCAAGCCGCGACACTTTTTCGGCAAGCTCCTGGCGGCGACCAACCGCGACCTGGCGACCGAGATGCGCGAAGGGCGTTTTCGCGAGGACCTTTATTACCGGCTCTGCTCGGACCGGGTGATGGTCCCCTCGCTCCAAGAGCAGATCGTTGATCGCCCCGAAGTGCTCAGTGGGCTCACCCGCTTCCTGTCGCACCGGGTGCTCGGAGGGGGCGACATCGAGCGGGAGGTCGAAACCCTCTCCCTGGAAGTGCTGGCGTGGATCGATCAGCGTCTGCCCAGCGGTTACGGCTGGCCCGGCAACATCCGTGAGCTCGAGCAATGCGTGCGCAGCGTGCTGGTGCGTCGGGAGTACCACCCCCCTTCCAGCGAAAGCGGTCCCGCCCACTCGCGGTGGCTGCGTCACGCTCAGGGGGGCAAGCTGACCGCCGAGGAGCTGCTCAACGCCTACTGCCGTCTCGTGTACGAGCGGCAGGGGGGGTACGAGCAAGCGGCTCGCGTGCTGGGGCTCGATCGTCGCACGGTTAAGAGCCGCGTCATGGCGGCGTCGGATGGCGGCGGCGACTAGGCCGGCCCCCCCCCAAACGCCGCCAGCCCGCCGAGCCGCCTCCGGTGAAGGAGACCGCTCGTCGGGCTCGGCGGGATCGTCGGGGAGGCTGAGGTTTGTTTGGGACCGACTCCACGAATTCGAGTGGCGTGGCGGTCGAGTTTCTCAGCGTGATGTCCCCGAGGTTCTCAGGCGTGGCGACGCGGCTCAGTAGCATCCCCAGTAGCTGGTGATGACCGGAGCGCAGTGGTGGTAGCAGCGGGTGATGGGGCGGTAGCAGTACAGCGGTCGGCAGTAGCTGTAGCAGTGGCCGTAGCTGCGGTAGCAACTGCGGTAGCCACGGTAGCCGCCCCAGTGGCCGCCCCAGCCGCCGCGTCGGAAGCCGCCGAAGCGACGGAAGCAGGCCTCGATGGCGTCGGTCTCTTGGCCGGCGTTCTCGGCGAGTCCGTCCAGGTCGATCGCGTCGAGGTCGAGCTCTTCGACGTCGGCCGACGTGTCGTTGATGGTGTTGAGGTCCATGTTCGCCAGATCATCCATCAGGTCGCCGGCGAAGGCGGAGCCGGACAGCACGAACATCGAAGCGAAGGCGAGCGTGAAGTTCTTGAGCATCGGAAGGTTCTCCAAAATCGGCAGGCGTTGGATTGAATGGCGAGGCGAGCGAGTCTGCCGTGTCTCGTCGTCGCCGGTGAGAGCGTTGTGTCTCTGCCAACGCCAAGCGGCGGGATCGCCCGGGTGTTACGGGGCGGTTCGGTTTTTCTTTGAACCACGAAGAAACGACGGAACAACGGCCGCCTGCTCGGGGCGACGCAGGAAGGCTGAAGGTGACGCTGGAGGGATTGAGTCAGCGCGTATCCCCCTCCCTTTCAGGGAGGGGCTAGGGGAGGGTCAGCCCGTTCGGCACAGGGCAGTCGTCTTGTGCTGAACGCCTTCACCCTCCCCAACCCCTCCCTGCAAGGGAGGGGCTTATTTCGTCGTGCCCTTCGTGTCTTCGTCGTTCCCCCCTGTAACACCCGCCGGCGGGCTCCGCTTGGCTGGTTAGAACCCAACCCCCATCCCAGCCATCTGGACCCCTGTTCCAGGAGCCAAGCCATGCGTCGCCTCGCCCCCTTCGCCCTCGTGGCCCTTGCCCTCTCACTGACGCCTGCGGCCAGCCGGGCCGATGACCTGTTCTCCGAGTTCGCCGTGGAGTCGGTGTTCGCCGCCTCGGTGAGCTCGAACTCCTCTGCCAGCAGCGACAAGACCGTCGCTTCCTCCCGCGTGACGGGGGCAGGCCAGCTCGGTTCGATGCTCCGCACGGCCGGCTACGAGCCGGAACGGATCGACGGCAAGGCGGTGAAGGTCACCGTCACCCACGGCGAATGGACCATCCCAACGGTCTTGCGGGCCGATGTCGGAAGGAGCGAGATCGCCCTGACGATGGGCCTGGCCACGCCGAAGAAGGCGGCCGAACTGGGGGGCGAGAAGCTCCTGCGGCTGCTTGCTGGGGCCCCGGATGCGGGGGGAGCCTACTTTGCGTACGACACCGAACTCAGCCAGATCCAGCTCCGCAAGTCCGTCTCCGCCCGTGAGCTCAACAGCTTGCGATTGGGTCGTTTGCTGACCGAGATGGCCGAATTAGCGGTTTCCCGTGAGTCCACCTGGTACGAGGCGCGCCAGAAGGAGCAGGCCTCCGCGACGACCCGGCCCCAGAGCTCCAGCCCGCAGAAAGTGGTGACGGCTTCGCTCGCGGGCTCGTGGGTAGCCCCTCTGGCTGGGGGCGAGGCGTTCGCCATCCGTCTGACCGAGGCGGGGCGATTCTCGCTGGCCCACGTGAAATCGGGCCGCACCACGACCTCCACCGGTGCCGTGCAGCGTGAGGGGCAGCGGCTGAGCCTGGTCGGCTCAACCGGGGTCACGATCCGGGGCGTGCTGTCGAGCCAGACGAGCCAGGGGTTCGACCTGACTCTGGGTGGTGGCCGCAAGCTGACCTTCAAGCGAGCCGGGAAGTGAGGCCCTTGTGAGAGGGTGATCCCCGTCGGGGGGGCAGTCAGCGTCGGCGCCCTTTTCAAGCCCTTGGCACGCAGATTCTAGGAATTCCGCAAAGGGTTCGTTGTCCAACGTAGCAGCCACAAAATACTCGCAAGGGGCTGTGGCGCATGGCTATGCTGTATGGCCTGGAGTAGGCGTAGTGCGCCATGACGTGGTGAGACTCGGAGCAGGAACATGCGGATGCGTTTTCGGAACAGCAGTTTGGCGAAGGCTCCCCGACGGCGTCGGATGGGGGGCAAGGGCTGCGAGACACTCGAGATGCGGGCCATGCTGTCCGCCGACGGGTTCGCGACGTTCGATGCGACCGATGTGCGCATTTCCCCGGCGCTCCCGTACGTGTACGCCGGCGAGTTGGGCGAGGAAGCCCCGTTCGGCTCCGACATGACCACGCCGGTCTTTGATCTCGATTCGACCTTTGAGTTGCACAGCAACCCCGAAGCGAATCACACGATCTACCTCGACTTCAACGGCCACCGGACCGAGGACACGCCTTGGAACGACTTGCTGCTGCAGGACACCGATTTCGAGGGTTCCCCGTTCGACACGCCTCCCTACGACATCGACGGCAACACCCTCAACTTCAGTGAGCAGGAGTTGCTGAACATCCAGGAAGCCTTCCTGAGAGTGTCGGAGGACTTCGCGCCGTTCCATGTCAATGTGACGACGCAGGAGCCCGAGGACCTGGACGACCTCCGGCGCACCGGAGGCCTGGACGAGCGTTGGGGTATCCGTGTCGTGATCGGTGGTCTCTCGACCGACTGGTACATCAACGTGGACGAGGGCGAGAACCCCATCGGCGGCGTCGCGTTTCTAAACTCGTTCAACAGCCAGATCGACACGCCGACCTACGCCTTCGCCGAGTCGGGTTACGCGTCGGCGAAGAACATGGCGGAAGTGATTTCTCACGAGGTCGGCCACACCGTCGGCTTGTCGCACGATGGCCTGCTACCCCAGAACGGTTGGGACCCCGACGACCCGACCGATCCCCGCGCGCCGGTCGAGTATTACGGGGGGCAGGGCCTCTGGGCGCCCATCATGGGCAACTCCTACGTCAACCCGATCTCGCAATGGAGCCAGGGCGAGTACTTCAACGCGGACAACCAACAAGACGACCTGGCGATCATCGCCGGTCCCGCCAACGGATTCGGCTTCCGCGAAGACGATCAACCGGGCACGCTTGTCAACAACGAGGTCGTCGATCCCGACCGGCTGCAGCGTGAGCCTCCGACAACCGAGTCGATCTTCGCGAACGAGATCGTCTACTCGCAAGAGGGGCTCATCGAGCAGAACACCGACTACGACTTCTTCGAGTTCTTCGCGAACCAAGGGACCATCACGATCGAGGCGCTGCCGGTCGCCTTCGGCCCGAACCTCGACATCAAGCTGGAGCTCCGCGACCCGAACGGCAATCTCATAGCCGAAGGCGCTCCCGACGATCAGCTCGACGCGATCCTGGTCGGCACCGCTTTTGTGCCCGGATACTACACCGTCGCCGTGACCGGCGACGCGAGCCAAGCGGTCCCGCAGCCGATCAGCCCCGACGCCACCGACTACACCGACTACGGCAGCCTCGGCGAGTACCAGCTGTCGATCACCGCTCCGCTCGGCCCCGAGCCCGACCCCTACGAGAAGAACGACTTCCTAGGCGAGGCCTACGACGCCCCCTACGCGGATTACACGATCTACGGTTCGATCCAGCAGGGCGGCGACGAGGATTTCTACAAGTGGACCGCCGGTGAGAACGGGACCCTCAAGGCCGACCTGCGGTTCTTTCATTCCGATGGCGACCTCGATCTCAGGATCTACGACCAGGCGGGCGTCCCGATCGTGGGGGCGATCAGCGCCTCGATCACGGACAACGAGTTCATCGAGATCCCGGTCACCGCGAACCAGTTCTACTACGTTCACGTGTGGGCCCCCAGCGCTTCGTACGTCGATGAGTACACCCTGTGGCTCGACGGGCCGGGCGTGCCCCTCGATGGATTCACGAGCCTCGACGGCACGATCGACCTGGCGACCCAGTTCGATGAGTTCGAGTTCCCGGACATCGAAGTCCGATCGGAGCTCGGAGCGGTGGAGAGCAACGACACTCCGGCGAGCGCTCTGCGGCTGGAGCCGGGGCCGTCGATCGGTGGCGGAAGCCTGCCCGATTACGACCTCGATCTGTCGATCCACCGTCCCAACGACCGGGACTACATGCTGTGGACCTCCCCGGGCGACGGCAAGCTGATCCTCGACGCCGAGTTCGCCCACAGCGAAGCCAACATCGACCTCCAGGTGATGAAGGCGAACCTCGACTCGAACGGCGACCTCGTCTCGGTCGTCGAGATCGCGGGGGGGCTATCGGAGTCGATCACCGATAACGAGCAGGTCATTGTCGATGTGGAGGCCGGGCAGGCCTACATGATCCACGTCTTCACGACGATCACCCCGGGCACCAATCCGCCCGGCGACGCGCTCTACACGCTGCGGATCGACGGCCCGGACATCTCGTTCGACAGCTACGAGCTCAACAATTCGTGGCGCGACGCCAGCGACGCGCTGGACGGCGCCACCGGGTTGTTCCCCAACCTCTCGGTCCACAACGAGCTCGATTCGGACTGGTATCGCTGGACCGCCCCGGCGACCGGGGACCTGCGGGCGCGGGCCTACTTCTTCCATCAGAACGGCGACCTCGATCTCGGCATCTACCGCCTCATCGTCGATCCCTCGGAGCCCGAGAACGAGGACCTCTGGACGATCGACCAGGTGGCGGTCTCGACCTCTTTGACCGACAACGAGTCGGCCACCGAGAGAGTGATCGGGGGCGAGGTCTACCTCATCAATGTTTACGGGTTCGAGGGAGCGACCCAGTCGAACTACGCCCTTGAGCTGGCCTTCGCCGCCGCCCCGGAGATCCCCGGCGACTACGACGGCAACGGCTACGTCGATGGCCTCGACGAGAAGGTCTGGTTGGAAACCTACGGCGCCAACGATCTCAACCTGCCGCCGGGGGAGACCACGCTGAGGGCCGACGGAAACGGCGACGGTTTCGTCAACGCGGCGGACTACTCGATCTGGCGCGACAACCAAGGCTCCGGGTACGAACCGGAAACGGGGGCGGTGGGCCTCAGTGGCCGTAAGACCGCGCAGGCCTCGTCGGGCCTCGTCCAGTCGGTCACCGCCTCGGCTTCCGCCGCCGCGACGAGCCACCTCATCGTCGCGAGCCCCGTGGCGCCTCCCAATTCCGGGGCCGGTCAGGACCCGATTGGTCTGGCGAACTTTGTTCCGTTCGACGAGACGTTCACGCTCCACAGCAACCCGGACGCCGATCACACCATCTACCTCGATTTCGATGGGCACATCACGACGGACGCCAAGTGGATCGACGGGCTCAATAGCAACGAGCCGGGCGTCGGGTCGCCGAATCGTTTCGGGCTGCCCTTCGGGACCGAGCCCTACGACATCGATGGCGACACGGATAACTTCAGCCTCCAAGAGCTGGCCAACATCCAAGAGGCCTTCTTCCGTGTCGCGGAGGACTTCGCTCCCTTTAACGTCAACGTGACCACCGAAGAGCCCCCTCTGGCGGACCTCGAGAACGCCGGGGAGGGGGACACCCGTTGGGGCGTCCGCATGGTGTCCGGCGGCAGCACGTTCGACTGGCTCTCTTGGCCGGGTGGTGGCGGCGCCGGTGGCGTCGCGTTGATCGGCAGTTTCGCCAGCGATACCGACACCCCCGCCTACGCCTTCATGGAGTCGGGCTACGGTTCGCCGAAGAACCTGGCCGAGGTCATCTCGCACGAAGTCGGCCACACCCTCGGCCTGTTCCACGACGGTTTCTACGTCCTGCCGGACCCGGATGAGATCGATCCGGACATGCCGCCCGAAGGCCCCGATTTCGAGCAGTATTACCCCGGGCACGAGAACGGCTTGTGGGGCCCGATCATGGGCGCCGCGTACGAGCCCACGATCACT
It encodes the following:
- a CDS encoding hypothetical protein (Bacterial pre-peptidase C-terminal domain), whose amino-acid sequence is MRFRNSSLAKAPRRRRMGGKGCETLEMRAMLSADGFATFDATDVRISPALPYVYAGELGEEAPFGSDMTTPVFDLDSTFELHSNPEANHTIYLDFNGHRTEDTPWNDLLLQDTDFEGSPFDTPPYDIDGNTLNFSEQELLNIQEAFLRVSEDFAPFHVNVTTQEPEDLDDLRRTGGLDERWGIRVVIGGLSTDWYINVDEGENPIGGVAFLNSFNSQIDTPTYAFAESGYASAKNMAEVISHEVGHTVGLSHDGLLPQNGWDPDDPTDPRAPVEYYGGQGLWAPIMGNSYVNPISQWSQGEYFNADNQQDDLAIIAGPANGFGFREDDQPGTLVNNEVVDPDRLQREPPTTESIFANEIVYSQEGLIEQNTDYDFFEFFANQGTITIEALPVAFGPNLDIKLELRDPNGNLIAEGAPDDQLDAILVGTAFVPGYYTVAVTGDASQAVPQPISPDATDYTDYGSLGEYQLSITAPLGPEPDPYEKNDFLGEAYDAPYADYTIYGSIQQGGDEDFYKWTAGENGTLKADLRFFHSDGDLDLRIYDQAGVPIVGAISASITDNEFIEIPVTANQFYYVHVWAPSASYVDEYTLWLDGPGVPLDGFTSLDGTIDLATQFDEFEFPDIEVRSELGAVESNDTPASALRLEPGPSIGGGSLPDYDLDLSIHRPNDRDYMLWTSPGDGKLILDAEFAHSEANIDLQVMKANLDSNGDLVSVVEIAGGLSESITDNEQVIVDVEAGQAYMIHVFTTITPGTNPPGDALYTLRIDGPDISFDSYELNNSWRDASDALDGATGLFPNLSVHNELDSDWYRWTAPATGDLRARAYFFHQNGDLDLGIYRLIVDPSEPENEDLWTIDQVAVSTSLTDNESATERVIGGEVYLINVYGFEGATQSNYALELAFAAAPEIPGDYDGNGYVDGLDEKVWLETYGANDLNLPPGETTLRADGNGDGFVNAADYSIWRDNQGSGYEPETGAVGLSGRKTAQASSGLVQSVTASASAAATSHLIVASPVAPPNSGAGQDPIGLANFVPFDETFTLHSNPDADHTIYLDFDGHITTDAKWIDGLNSNEPGVGSPNRFGLPFGTEPYDIDGDTDNFSLQELANIQEAFFRVAEDFAPFNVNVTTEEPPLADLENAGEGDTRWGVRMVSGGSTFDWLSWPGGGGAGGVALIGSFASDTDTPAYAFMESGYGSPKNLAEVISHEVGHTLGLFHDGFYVLPDPDEIDPDMPPEGPDFEQYYPGHENGLWGPIMGAAYEPTITQWSQGEYFFAGNPPAEGVDPDQKQDDLAVIADVNTNGFGYREDDYGDTIAFAEFLLGDFDNDSYYIEGLIETNDDFDVFSFYSEAGTVTIEALPNTFGPNLDIRLDVYNEAGELVETANPEYDLTASLELTLSEPGQYYVSVTGDAYRDLPEGSNIETDFDLQTKGYTDYGSLGVYSLAISAPLGIQPDLYEVNDTFGQAYNLIGGDRNLDGLSRHRPNDDDFFRWTAGQNGALRVDLLFLHESADLDLEIYENVEGADPVLVANSLSSTNNESASTPVTAGTEYYIRVLVFGDPETEPFEQLTIEEYSLVVDGPGGPPDLFEQNNTAETATTIIGSNLDVDLSLHFTGDEDYFEWIAPADDEVRFEFVYDTSNFNLGVEVFEVIDDVSTPVTTTDNSTSVGRVVEFDANQGSLYRMRVFADPGPGADDSTGDYRLIFNGFPIAGDELEPNGPDNPTLITKNKFDKDNLSLHETTDIDAFEFTAPVTGTLKIDATFLRRFGDLDMRLHSPAGLIAEAITPTDNESIVARVVEGTTYTLEVYGYQGVLVPDYSLNITFSPIPLIVGDFNEDGFVGELDRLMWVDQYGMTGPDLAADANEDGVVDAADYSLYRDNLGTTSGPVAGSQGAASSFVVQTTSAPVATPSEPIVEQSDSVADSFALALALVAEEERDEPSVEAAAGFAPTAGDDLLLFVEQRLADEEESPEGAPADTDEQPVDDAFAAFGLNLSL
- the zraR_1 gene encoding Transcriptional regulatory protein ZraR, producing MAKLTPEERPLLEAFSELTYCNPFEPVRIELEQAVLGDRFVPEGLDSWSRTEKLDRRERQNVVRLTELAGQLVNQLAERQQKGDALTGQDAAHYDDLVTYTLYYRHLAGLDESLLDPGNANHRLKRLAGVWRAFSEDRERLLAPLGAAERRDLPESDHLFACLHQVRRAFNAIFDYLIGESRPATRLRAQVWQSIFTHDLRRYRRTLYRCMGDLATLVTGPSGSGKELVARAIGSSQYRAFDGESGAFVVAAESGEAFIALNLSALSPTLIESELFGHHKGAFTGATGDHVGWLERCPAHGAVFLDEIGELDPAIQVKLLRVAQTRDYSRLGESKPRHFFGKLLAATNRDLATEMREGRFREDLYYRLCSDRVMVPSLQEQIVDRPEVLSGLTRFLSHRVLGGGDIEREVETLSLEVLAWIDQRLPSGYGWPGNIRELEQCVRSVLVRREYHPPSSESGPAHSRWLRHAQGGKLTAEELLNAYCRLVYERQGGYEQAARVLGLDRRTVKSRVMAASDGGGD